In Pseudobacter ginsenosidimutans, the following are encoded in one genomic region:
- a CDS encoding sensor histidine kinase, translating to MSFFNKTEWRVLYRVLALFVTITITCLIILKGWYVYLVLALPVIIAQLVDFYKLQRKAHDELGQFVESVHYRDFSRYFDVKHAPVDLQPLRKGFNEINTTIKDISRERETQYQYLQKILELIDTGILMYREDDGTVVWMNEALKNMLQLPYLKTIHSLNRRDADLYLQVTALKPGESKIGTAHLEKSPFKVLLSATAFQTDGAKYKLIAFQNVNEALDETESKAWQKLLSVMTHEIMNSIAPISSLAATLKNRLHESAREIGNGSGVLEDLELGIDTIKRRSEGLLKFAETYRNLNKITAPNLRKVYVRDMFENLHHLMQPTLQAKKIEVEVILKDPDLMLDADTNLVEQVLINLVVNAMEAVKDQPEPHIILSAYLASNRRTVIRVSDNGTGMSEEVLEKIFIPFFSTKKSGSGIGLSLCKQIMMLHRGHITVQSVEGEGTAFILQF from the coding sequence ATGAGCTTTTTCAACAAAACGGAATGGAGGGTACTTTACCGCGTGCTGGCATTGTTCGTGACCATCACCATCACCTGTTTGATCATTCTCAAGGGATGGTATGTTTACCTGGTGCTGGCCTTGCCTGTGATCATTGCACAGTTGGTGGACTTCTACAAACTACAGCGCAAAGCACATGACGAGCTCGGACAGTTCGTGGAGTCCGTTCATTACCGCGACTTCTCCCGTTATTTCGATGTGAAGCATGCTCCTGTTGACTTACAACCATTGCGAAAAGGTTTCAATGAGATCAACACTACCATCAAGGATATTAGTCGTGAACGCGAAACGCAGTACCAGTATCTTCAAAAAATACTGGAGCTGATCGATACAGGTATTCTCATGTATCGTGAAGATGATGGCACTGTTGTGTGGATGAATGAAGCGCTGAAGAATATGCTGCAGCTGCCTTATCTCAAAACCATTCATAGTCTGAATCGAAGGGATGCTGATCTGTATTTACAGGTGACGGCGCTCAAGCCCGGCGAGAGCAAGATCGGGACGGCGCACCTGGAGAAATCCCCGTTCAAGGTATTGCTGTCTGCCACTGCATTCCAGACCGATGGCGCCAAATACAAGCTCATCGCATTTCAGAATGTGAACGAGGCTTTGGATGAAACCGAATCGAAAGCCTGGCAGAAACTGCTCAGTGTGATGACACATGAGATCATGAATTCCATCGCCCCCATTTCTTCACTGGCGGCCACTTTGAAGAACAGGCTGCATGAATCCGCCAGGGAGATCGGCAATGGATCCGGTGTGCTGGAAGACCTGGAGCTCGGCATCGATACCATCAAGAGAAGGAGTGAGGGATTGTTGAAATTTGCAGAGACCTATCGTAACCTCAATAAAATTACCGCACCGAACCTGCGCAAAGTATATGTACGTGATATGTTCGAGAACCTGCATCATCTGATGCAGCCTACCTTACAGGCGAAGAAGATTGAAGTGGAAGTGATCCTCAAAGATCCCGACCTGATGCTGGATGCAGACACTAACCTGGTGGAACAGGTGCTGATCAACCTGGTGGTGAATGCAATGGAGGCCGTGAAAGATCAGCCCGAACCGCATATTATTTTATCGGCTTATCTCGCTTCCAATCGCAGGACCGTGATCCGTGTTTCGGATAATGGTACAGGTATGAGCGAAGAAGTGCTGGAAAAGATCTTTATTCCATTTTTCAGCACCAAAAAAAGTGGAAGTGGTATTGGGTTGAGTTTGTGCAAACAGATCATGATGCTGCACCGCGGACATATTACGGTGCAGAGTGTGGAAGGAGAGGGGACTGCGTTTATCCTTCAGTTTTAG
- a CDS encoding sigma-54-dependent transcriptional regulator, which yields MSLKNASILVIDDDQDVLTAVRLLLKTEAKEVVTEKNPENIRNILSKQSFDVILLDMNFNSSINTGNEGIYWLGKIKEFKSEAAVIMITAYGDIDLAVRSLKEGAADFVVKPWHNEKLLITIREALKRKGKAATTPSFRTDSVVGSELLGESEVMQDIFYKIEKIAPTDANILILGENGTGKDLIAKAIHQQSLRSDKVYVKVDVGALTESLFESELFGHKKGAFTDAREDRVGRFEAATGGTLFLDEIGNIGLHQQAKLLSVLQNRQVVKLGTNTPVDINIRLICATNMPLTELANESRFRKDLIYRINTVEIIVPPLRKRGNDIILLAKHFSRIYSNKYLKPVLEFDSKAMDKLLSYHYPGNIRELQYTIERAVIMADGNVLQAQDLIFSPIESSPAASQDEPDELKLSAVEKNTILRVIEKHNGNITKAAKELGLTRTALYRRLSKYDI from the coding sequence ATGTCGCTGAAGAATGCCTCGATACTAGTAATAGATGACGACCAGGATGTTTTAACCGCTGTAAGATTGCTGCTGAAAACGGAAGCCAAAGAAGTGGTCACTGAAAAGAACCCCGAAAATATCCGCAATATCTTATCGAAACAGTCTTTTGATGTGATATTGCTGGATATGAACTTCAACAGCTCCATCAATACCGGCAATGAAGGCATATACTGGCTGGGAAAGATCAAAGAATTCAAATCCGAGGCGGCTGTGATCATGATCACCGCTTATGGCGATATCGATCTGGCAGTGCGGTCACTCAAAGAAGGCGCTGCTGACTTTGTAGTGAAGCCCTGGCATAACGAAAAGCTCCTCATTACCATCCGCGAAGCCCTCAAGAGAAAGGGAAAAGCTGCTACCACGCCCAGTTTCAGAACAGACTCCGTTGTGGGTTCTGAACTATTGGGAGAATCGGAAGTGATGCAGGATATTTTTTATAAGATCGAAAAGATAGCACCTACCGATGCGAATATCCTGATCCTGGGAGAGAACGGAACAGGGAAGGACCTTATCGCGAAAGCCATCCATCAGCAGTCATTGCGCTCAGACAAAGTGTATGTGAAAGTGGATGTAGGTGCGCTCACGGAAAGCCTCTTCGAAAGTGAACTGTTCGGTCATAAGAAAGGTGCGTTTACGGATGCGCGTGAGGACAGGGTTGGAAGATTTGAAGCAGCTACCGGGGGCACTTTGTTTTTGGATGAGATCGGTAATATCGGGCTGCACCAACAGGCCAAACTGTTGAGTGTTTTACAGAACAGGCAGGTGGTGAAACTGGGCACCAATACGCCGGTGGATATCAATATCCGCCTGATCTGCGCCACCAATATGCCACTGACAGAGCTCGCCAATGAAAGCCGTTTCCGGAAGGACCTGATCTATCGTATCAATACAGTAGAGATCATCGTACCGCCATTGCGTAAGCGCGGCAATGATATCATTCTCCTGGCCAAACATTTCAGCAGGATCTATAGTAACAAGTATCTGAAACCCGTTCTGGAATTCGATTCCAAAGCAATGGACAAATTACTGAGCTATCATTATCCAGGTAATATAAGGGAACTGCAATACACCATCGAAAGGGCCGTGATCATGGCTGATGGGAATGTGCTGCAGGCACAGGACCTCATCTTTTCACCCATCGAATCTTCTCCCGCTGCATCGCAGGATGAGCCCGATGAGCTCAAGCTGAGCGCAGTGGAAAAGAATACCATCCTGCGTGTGATAGAAAAACATAATGGCAATATCACCAAGGCCGCAAAAGAACTGGGACTGACGCGCACTGCATTGTATCGCCGCCTGAGCAAATACGATATCTGA
- a CDS encoding efflux RND transporter periplasmic adaptor subunit, which translates to MDRVIAKKKWTTKKLLTILGIAAILILITASYYFTSGKSRLNVNMERITISEVRKGTFQEFIPVNGVVLPITTIYLDALEGGRVEEKFVEDGAVMVKGQPILRLSNTDLALSLVNQETSVYNLLTQMQIANNAAQQNTVTKLNQLTDVENTLKEAEREYSLNKKLFAEKVIGSQEFKKSENNYIYQVQKKKLTDEIMRQDSVTTRQSVEQARELYQRSKATLDLTRKKVGDLIVRAPVDGQLTSLEAEIGQNKNKGERLGQIDVLSGFKVRADIDEHYISRIYNGLSGEFTFANKTYKLKIIKVFTQVTNGRFQVDMEFEGEKPQGIRRGQTLQIRLALSDETEALLLAKGGFYQQTGGNSIFKLSDDGKTAYKVDIQLGRQNPDYYEVLKGLKPGDKVITSSYENYDKMQELILKKE; encoded by the coding sequence GTGGATCGAGTTATTGCCAAAAAGAAATGGACCACCAAAAAGCTGCTGACCATCCTGGGCATCGCAGCTATCCTTATCCTCATCACTGCCAGTTATTATTTCACTTCCGGCAAGAGCCGTCTGAACGTGAACATGGAAAGGATCACCATCAGTGAGGTCCGTAAAGGCACATTCCAGGAATTCATTCCTGTGAACGGCGTGGTGCTGCCCATCACCACCATTTACCTGGATGCCCTCGAAGGCGGCCGTGTGGAAGAGAAATTCGTGGAAGATGGCGCCGTGATGGTAAAAGGCCAACCGATCCTCCGTCTCTCCAATACAGATCTGGCCCTCAGCCTCGTGAACCAGGAAACCTCCGTGTACAACCTGCTCACACAAATGCAGATCGCCAACAACGCCGCTCAACAGAATACCGTTACCAAGCTCAACCAGCTCACCGATGTGGAGAACACACTGAAAGAAGCTGAGCGCGAGTACAGCCTCAACAAAAAACTCTTTGCAGAGAAAGTGATCGGTTCACAGGAATTCAAGAAATCTGAAAACAATTATATCTACCAGGTGCAGAAGAAGAAACTAACGGATGAGATCATGCGCCAGGACAGTGTTACCACGCGACAAAGCGTTGAACAGGCCCGCGAGCTCTACCAGCGCTCCAAAGCCACACTCGATCTTACCCGTAAGAAAGTGGGTGACCTGATCGTACGTGCACCGGTAGACGGCCAGCTCACTTCGCTTGAAGCAGAGATCGGCCAGAACAAGAACAAGGGAGAAAGACTCGGCCAGATAGATGTGCTCAGCGGTTTCAAGGTACGCGCAGATATCGATGAACATTATATCTCCCGCATCTACAACGGTCTCAGCGGTGAATTCACTTTCGCCAACAAGACCTACAAGCTGAAGATCATTAAAGTATTCACACAGGTCACCAATGGCCGCTTCCAGGTGGATATGGAATTCGAAGGCGAAAAGCCACAAGGCATCCGCCGCGGACAAACACTCCAGATCCGTCTCGCACTCAGCGATGAAACAGAAGCGCTGCTGTTGGCAAAAGGTGGTTTCTATCAGCAGACCGGCGGCAATTCCATTTTCAAACTGAGCGATGATGGCAAAACTGCCTACAAGGTAGACATCCAGCTCGGCCGCCAGAATCCCGATTACTATGAAGTGCTGAAAGGACTGAAGCCCGGCGACAAAGTGATCACGAGCAGCTATGAGAACTACGACAAAATGCAGGAACTGATATTGAAAAAAGAATAA
- a CDS encoding ABC transporter ATP-binding protein: protein MIKITNLEKVYRTEEVETVALNKLTLEVKEGEFVAVMGPSGCGKSTLLNILGLLDDPDAGSFLFNGIEVAHFNERKRADLRKHNIGFVFQSFNLIDELTVYENVELPLIYTGVKSADRKKRVDEVLDKMQIMHRRKHYPQQLSGGQQQRVAVARAVVNNPKLILADEPTGNLDSSNGNEVMTLLTDLNEQGTTIVMVTHSEHDSRFSHRIIRMLDGQAVTENIMV from the coding sequence ATGATCAAGATCACCAATCTCGAAAAGGTTTACCGCACTGAAGAAGTGGAAACCGTTGCCCTCAACAAACTCACCCTCGAAGTAAAAGAAGGCGAATTTGTAGCAGTGATGGGCCCTTCCGGTTGTGGTAAATCAACCTTGCTGAATATCCTGGGACTGCTTGACGATCCCGATGCAGGCAGCTTCCTCTTCAACGGCATCGAGGTGGCGCATTTCAATGAAAGGAAAAGGGCTGATCTCCGCAAACACAATATCGGATTCGTATTCCAGAGCTTCAACCTCATCGATGAACTCACCGTATACGAAAATGTGGAACTGCCCCTCATCTATACCGGCGTAAAATCTGCAGACCGCAAGAAACGTGTGGACGAAGTGCTTGACAAAATGCAGATCATGCACCGCCGCAAACACTACCCGCAACAATTGTCCGGTGGTCAGCAACAACGTGTGGCCGTTGCCCGCGCCGTTGTCAACAATCCAAAACTGATCCTCGCGGATGAGCCTACCGGTAACCTGGATTCATCCAACGGTAATGAAGTAATGACACTGCTCACAGACCTGAACGAACAAGGCACAACCATCGTGATGGTAACACACTCGGAGCACGACAGCCGCTTCAGTCACCGCATCATCCGCATGCTGGACGGACAGGCCGTTACCGAGAACATCATGGTATGA
- a CDS encoding ABC transporter permease gives MLRNYFKTAWRNLWKNRFYTSINIAGLAIGLAVGLIILLWVNDERSYDRFHSNQEQIFRVIPDVGSGEAKQTWAHVPAPIATYSQQVVPGVKNAVRIADNYRHSFYAYNNNKFRSLKSVYTDPGFFTLFSFRLKEGNLQQPFPDNSSVLITESTAKAIFGTDNPIGKTISADNKTPFTVRGILEDFPSNSTIRADMLFPLSILEQSFTANDYWKSFNENWGDYNYETFLQVEPGTSIAGIEKKLNSLHKEHNKFGTSVYHLRPISSIHLHGLDGRSGNAQMVNIFMGVAILLLLIACINYVNLSTARAMLRAREVSVRKIVGAGKIQLFFQFIAETLILFLIATVLAIALIKILMPLYNTISGKSNEFELMNTSVLSTIGITIAGTLVAASIYPALLLSSFKPILALKGKISNGIGNSAFRKTLVVTQFSFAVMLIISTLIIGKQLNFLRSKELGYDKSHVFFFRMNEVEKHYEAVRSALLQQPGIVEVAAANASLANFGSTTSDTDWDGKPADKDFLVHPVEVDKNFFPVMKMQLVQGKGFTGLPSDTLGLVLNETAVRNAGIQDPIGKSFTLWQTKATIIGVVKDFHYTSLKREIEPAVFYITATPPSLMYVRTNAKDASKAIAATEAAFKRYNGDWPFEYKFLDESFDKLYRADQRTGLLFNIFAVIAILISCLGLFGLATYTTQVKTREIGIRKVLGASVAGVTGMLAKDFVKLVAIAVIIASPLAWYAMNYWLQNFAYRTGIGVWVFLLAGAIAILIALITVSSQAIRAALTNPVKSLKTE, from the coding sequence ATGCTGAGAAACTACTTTAAAACCGCCTGGCGCAATCTCTGGAAGAACAGGTTCTACACCAGCATCAATATCGCCGGGCTGGCCATTGGACTGGCCGTAGGACTCATCATCCTTCTCTGGGTGAACGATGAAAGAAGCTATGACCGCTTTCATTCCAATCAGGAACAGATCTTCCGCGTGATCCCCGATGTTGGTTCCGGAGAAGCGAAACAAACCTGGGCCCATGTTCCCGCTCCCATTGCCACTTATAGCCAGCAGGTAGTTCCCGGTGTAAAGAACGCCGTGAGGATCGCAGATAATTACAGGCATAGTTTCTACGCATACAACAACAATAAATTCAGAAGCCTCAAAAGCGTTTATACGGACCCGGGATTCTTTACCCTCTTCAGCTTCCGTCTCAAAGAAGGAAATCTCCAACAACCATTCCCCGATAACAGCTCAGTGCTGATTACCGAATCAACCGCCAAAGCCATTTTCGGAACAGACAATCCCATCGGCAAAACCATCAGCGCCGATAACAAAACGCCTTTCACCGTTCGCGGCATCCTGGAAGATTTCCCTTCCAATTCCACCATCCGGGCAGATATGCTCTTTCCACTAAGCATCCTGGAACAATCATTCACCGCCAACGATTACTGGAAATCCTTCAACGAGAACTGGGGCGATTACAACTACGAAACCTTCCTGCAGGTTGAGCCCGGTACTTCCATTGCCGGTATCGAAAAAAAGCTCAACAGTCTGCACAAGGAACATAATAAATTCGGCACTTCCGTTTATCATCTCCGTCCCATCAGCAGCATTCACCTGCACGGACTGGATGGCAGATCAGGCAATGCGCAGATGGTGAACATCTTCATGGGTGTAGCCATTTTGCTGTTACTGATCGCCTGCATCAATTATGTGAACCTGAGTACCGCCCGGGCCATGCTGCGCGCCCGTGAAGTGAGTGTGAGAAAGATAGTAGGAGCAGGTAAGATCCAGCTCTTCTTCCAGTTCATTGCAGAAACCCTGATACTTTTTCTGATAGCCACTGTGCTGGCTATCGCGCTCATCAAAATATTGATGCCGCTCTACAATACTATCTCAGGGAAGAGCAATGAATTTGAATTGATGAATACAAGCGTGCTCTCCACCATCGGCATCACCATCGCCGGAACACTGGTGGCAGCCAGCATCTACCCGGCCCTCCTGCTTTCCTCCTTCAAACCCATCCTGGCACTGAAAGGAAAGATCAGCAATGGCATCGGAAATTCAGCCTTCAGAAAAACACTGGTGGTTACGCAATTCTCTTTTGCCGTGATGCTCATCATCAGCACCCTCATTATCGGTAAACAACTGAATTTCCTCCGCAGCAAAGAATTGGGATACGATAAATCACATGTCTTCTTTTTCCGAATGAATGAAGTGGAAAAACATTACGAAGCCGTGAGGTCTGCGCTGCTGCAACAGCCAGGTATAGTTGAAGTTGCAGCCGCCAATGCCAGTCTCGCCAATTTCGGCAGCACTACCAGCGATACCGACTGGGACGGCAAGCCCGCCGACAAGGATTTCCTGGTGCATCCTGTTGAAGTGGACAAGAACTTTTTCCCCGTAATGAAGATGCAACTGGTGCAGGGCAAGGGCTTTACCGGCCTGCCTTCTGATACACTGGGACTGGTGCTGAATGAAACCGCTGTGCGCAATGCAGGCATCCAGGACCCCATCGGAAAATCTTTCACCCTCTGGCAAACAAAAGCCACTATCATTGGTGTGGTAAAGGATTTTCATTACACCTCATTGAAGCGGGAGATCGAGCCCGCTGTTTTCTATATTACTGCTACCCCTCCCAGTCTCATGTATGTGCGCACCAATGCAAAAGATGCTTCCAAAGCCATTGCCGCCACAGAAGCAGCATTCAAAAGATACAATGGCGACTGGCCATTCGAATATAAATTCCTGGATGAATCATTCGACAAGCTGTACCGTGCCGATCAGCGCACCGGTCTGCTCTTCAACATTTTTGCCGTGATCGCGATCCTCATTTCCTGCCTGGGCCTGTTTGGCCTGGCCACTTACACCACGCAGGTAAAGACCAGGGAGATCGGCATCCGTAAAGTGTTGGGCGCCTCCGTGGCCGGCGTAACCGGTATGCTGGCGAAGGATTTCGTGAAACTGGTAGCCATTGCCGTGATCATCGCCTCACCGCTTGCCTGGTATGCGATGAACTACTGGTTACAGAATTTTGCCTACCGCACCGGAATTGGCGTATGGGTATTCCTGTTAGCAGGGGCCATCGCCATCCTGATCGCATTGATCACCGTGAGCTCGCAGGCCATCAGGGCCGCGCTCACCAACCCTGTGAAAAGCCTGAAAACCGAATAG
- a CDS encoding ABC transporter permease, translating to MWKNKRFSAINLLGLSIGMAAAILILLWIQHELSFDRFYTDQERIYKVMNRADFDGKLQVWSATPKILGKTLKAEYPDIEYMSRADDNNLLLIAGNKKINGAGMFADPDFLHIFDFKLKQGSVSKALDGTYSVVLTATLAKKLFGNEDPMGKVISMNPYNEASNFTVTGVLEDLPDNSQFKFEFILPWLYMTKLGWDDDWWGNNSVSTFVKLKPNVNEATLNEKIKKVTITHSNNDEDTEVFLHPVSKLRLWEQFDNGVNVGGRISLVRLFGVIAGLILLIACINFMNLSTARSEKRAREVGIRKVVGAQRGSLIGQFLGESVLLTFIAGLVALILVHLSLPAFNNLVTKVLFVPYTNIYFWLMAAGFVLFTGLLAGSYPAFYLSSFRPIRVLKGAAHKVQALITPRKLLVVTQFTIAIVLIVSTIIIRQQIKHAQDRDAGYNRSDLGYIHLTKEIKKNYDVIAQALISSGAVLSMSKTSAPLTENWSNSWGISWDGKDESSKIVLDRFCTDGNLVKTAGFTLIKGRDINLKEFPGDSLSALINESAASLMGFKDPLGKTFGDMNKTWTIVGVVKDVILASPYLPKLPMVIAGPKGWFNVLHIRLNPERSTADNLKAVEAVYKKFNPDFPFNFKFIDTEYEKKFNDEKRIATLASLFAGLTIFISCLGLFALATYMAENRIKEIGVRKVLGASVLSITTLLSKDFLALVLVSLVIATPIAWWAMHTWLQDYTYRISIQWWVFILAGAGAILIALATVSYNSIKAAMSNPTKSLRSE from the coding sequence TTGTGGAAGAATAAAAGGTTCTCTGCCATCAACCTCCTTGGGCTCTCCATCGGGATGGCGGCAGCTATTCTCATCCTGTTATGGATACAGCATGAGCTGAGCTTCGACCGTTTCTATACAGACCAGGAAAGAATATACAAAGTGATGAACAGGGCTGATTTCGATGGTAAACTACAGGTTTGGTCCGCTACTCCCAAAATCCTGGGAAAGACCCTTAAAGCAGAGTATCCTGATATAGAATACATGAGCCGTGCAGACGACAACAATCTGCTATTGATAGCGGGCAACAAAAAGATCAATGGAGCAGGCATGTTTGCTGATCCGGATTTCCTGCACATCTTCGATTTCAAACTCAAACAGGGAAGTGTAAGCAAAGCCCTGGACGGCACTTACTCCGTGGTACTCACCGCCACCCTTGCGAAAAAGCTCTTCGGCAATGAAGATCCTATGGGCAAAGTGATTTCCATGAACCCCTATAATGAAGCCAGCAACTTTACTGTAACAGGCGTTCTGGAAGACCTTCCCGACAATTCCCAGTTCAAATTCGAATTCATCCTGCCCTGGCTCTACATGACAAAACTGGGTTGGGACGATGACTGGTGGGGCAACAACTCCGTTTCCACTTTCGTAAAACTTAAACCTAACGTAAACGAAGCAACGCTGAATGAAAAAATAAAGAAAGTCACTATCACCCATTCCAATAACGATGAAGACACGGAAGTGTTCCTTCATCCCGTTTCCAAACTGAGGCTTTGGGAACAATTCGATAATGGAGTGAATGTTGGCGGCAGGATCTCTCTCGTACGATTATTTGGTGTGATAGCCGGCCTGATATTGTTGATCGCCTGTATCAATTTCATGAATCTGAGTACCGCCCGCAGCGAGAAGAGAGCGCGTGAAGTAGGTATTCGAAAAGTAGTAGGCGCTCAGCGCGGTTCACTGATCGGGCAGTTCCTCGGAGAATCAGTGCTGCTCACCTTCATTGCCGGATTGGTGGCCCTGATCCTTGTGCACCTGAGCCTTCCGGCTTTCAACAACCTTGTTACCAAAGTACTCTTCGTCCCCTACACAAATATCTATTTCTGGCTGATGGCAGCTGGTTTTGTTCTGTTCACCGGTTTACTGGCCGGAAGCTATCCTGCATTCTATCTTTCTTCATTCCGTCCCATACGTGTGCTGAAAGGAGCTGCGCATAAAGTACAGGCACTGATCACTCCCAGAAAATTATTGGTGGTAACACAGTTCACCATTGCCATCGTGCTGATCGTATCCACCATCATCATTCGCCAGCAGATCAAACATGCGCAGGACCGCGATGCTGGCTACAACAGAAGCGATCTTGGTTATATCCACCTCACAAAGGAGATCAAAAAGAATTATGATGTGATCGCACAGGCTCTGATCAGTTCAGGCGCAGTTTTGTCTATGAGCAAGACCAGCGCGCCCCTCACCGAGAACTGGAGCAATAGCTGGGGCATCTCCTGGGATGGGAAAGACGAGAGCTCCAAAATTGTTCTCGACCGGTTCTGTACCGATGGCAACCTCGTAAAGACCGCGGGCTTCACACTCATCAAAGGACGTGATATCAACCTGAAAGAATTTCCGGGAGACTCCCTCTCTGCCCTCATCAACGAATCCGCAGCCAGTTTAATGGGATTCAAGGACCCACTGGGCAAGACCTTCGGCGATATGAATAAAACATGGACCATCGTTGGCGTGGTGAAAGACGTGATCCTTGCATCCCCTTATCTCCCCAAATTGCCCATGGTGATTGCAGGACCAAAAGGCTGGTTCAATGTATTACACATACGTCTGAATCCTGAACGATCCACAGCAGACAATCTAAAAGCCGTGGAAGCTGTTTACAAAAAGTTCAATCCCGATTTTCCTTTCAATTTCAAATTCATCGATACTGAATACGAGAAGAAATTCAATGACGAAAAAAGGATCGCCACACTGGCCAGCCTTTTTGCCGGCCTCACCATCTTCATCAGTTGCCTGGGACTATTTGCCCTGGCCACTTATATGGCAGAGAACAGGATCAAGGAAATTGGCGTAAGGAAAGTGCTGGGCGCATCAGTGCTCAGCATCACTACCCTGTTGAGCAAAGATTTCCTGGCGCTGGTGCTGGTATCACTGGTGATCGCCACACCCATTGCCTGGTGGGCCATGCATACCTGGTTGCAGGATTACACTTACCGGATCAGCATTCAGTGGTGGGTATTCATCCTCGCAGGTGCGGGAGCCATTTTGATTGCGCTCGCTACAGTGAGCTACAATTCCATCAAAGCGGCCATGAGCAATCCAACCAAATCACTGAGAAGCGAATGA